The following is a genomic window from Streptomyces lincolnensis.
TCGCCGCGCCCGCGCCACTCCACGGCGGGCGCGTCGGGGGTGCGAGCGGAGCGGCTGACGACGTGGATCTCGTCCGCGACCAGGAAGCACGACAGCAGTCCGATGCCGAACTGCCCGATGAAGTCGGCGCGTTGCTCGGCGACCTGCTCGGCGCGCTTGCTGCTGCGGCCGATCGTGGCGAGGAAGGTGTGCACATCGGCCTCGGTGAGACCGACGCCGTCGTCCTCGACCCGTACGACGGAGCCGTCGGCGTACAGGCGGATACCGAAGGCGCCGTGGGGCTCGATGGCGTGCCGTGCGGTGAGGGCGTCGACCGCGTTCTGCAGGAGTTCGCGCAGATAGACGCGGGGGCTGGAGTAGAGGTGGTGGGAGAGGAGGTCCACCAGGCCGCGCAGGTCGACCTGGAAGGTGCGGTCGGTGGCGGCATGGGCGTCGGTGTTGTCGCGCAGGGGCATGAGGGAGTCCGGGGTGAAGGCAACGGCGGGAGTGGGCGGTGGTCCGCGGGGCCGGCCGAAGACGGGCGGGAGGGTGTGGAAGGCGGCTCAGAAGGCCTTGCGGAAGCGCGCGTACGCCTTCTCCGGGTCCGCCATGAAGGTCCACGGCCACTCGGTGATCACACCGTCCAACTCGCGGAAGACGTTGGATGCCTTGCTGCTGCCCGCCAGCGAGAGGGCCATGGCGAAGATGTTGTACTCGCCCTGCCAGCCCAGGCGACGCTCGTAGTCATGGTGCAGGATGCTGCGCTCCGCGGCCTCTCTCAACTCGGTCCGGATGCGCGGTTGCTGCAGGCAGTCGCGGTTGTCGGACTCCACCCAGTCCTCGATATGCGCCATGGCGACGGCACAGCCGAGCGGGTGTCCGTCGGGCGCGGCGGCGAAGGCCTTCCGGGCGAACTCCAGGGCCTGGCCCGGCTCTCCGCCCCAGCGGGGCTGCAGATGCGACACCCACTCCAGATGGATGTCGACATTCAGCGGATCACGGCGCAGGCCGGCCGCGAGCCGGGCTTCCTGGACACTGCCGTCGACGGACATGCCGCGTCCCGAGGTCAGCAGATGGCGCCACGGTGTGACCCAGTCGGGCTGCAGTTCGGCGGCCTCGAGGAGATGCTCCTCGGCGATGCGCAGCCGCTCGTAGAAGGTCTGCCACTGCTCCCGGCTGACGTCCACGGCGAGGGCGGACGTACGCGCCTCCCAGCCCCAGGAGACATGGCGCGCGCCCGATATCAGCAGTGCGGTCGCCCGGAGCTCCTTGTCGTCCCTGTCCTCCTCGGCGGCCCGGACGATCCACTCCTCCACACCGTCCACATCGGTCAGTTGCCCCAGAACCGTCTGGTCGCGGCCGAGGTCGAAGGGCGCCAGCGCCGCCTTGACCTCCGCCCAGTCACCCGCGTCGGCCGCCTCGACCAGCGCGAGCACCCGCGTGTCCCCCAGCGCGCGCAGCGCGTACGTCCCGTGCTTCCTCTTGCCCGCGACGGGAAGGGCATGCGGATGCGCCGCCGTTCTCTCCGCACCTCTCCCGAACAACCTGCCCAGCATGCCGCGCCCTCCCCTGGTACCGCGTGATCGTGAGAGGCAGCATAAACGGCACCACTGACACCGCTTCCACAGGGTTTTCACCTGAGCTCCACGGTGCCGGGCGCCTCCCCATGCGCCGTCGTGGTCACAGGGGAGTTCACACAGCGCTCGTGCATCGGCGCGGGGATCGGCATCCTCTGAACCTCAGGGCGTTGGCGTTGTCGCGGACTCCGGCGACGCGGTCGGACTCGATCAGCGTGCCGTCGAGGATCACATGGGTCTGCCCTCGCGTTGGCAGCGGCCCAGGACCTGGTGAAGGTCCGAGGCCTGGTCGGCGAGGACGTCGGCGCCTTCGTGGAGACACCGGACCATCTTGTGAGGGAGGCAGGCCTGCCCTGCCAGCGGCTTCACGTCTGTCGGAGCCCGGGGCCCGGAGACCCGATCCGCGCTGAATCGAGTGGCTCAAGCCTCGGGATGCCGGTAGATGTCGCCGTCGTGGCGGTCCAGCGGCTGGCGTGGGAGGTAGAAGGTGTGGTCGTGCTCGTGAAGAAACTGGATCCGTAGCCCGGCTCCGGCGATCGCCGAGACAACGGTCGACAGACCGTGCCGCCACTCGACGGTCTCGTTGCCCTCGGTCGTTGCCGCCTCATCGGCGTACGTACCGGGGCCTCCCGAGGCTTCCGGACCTTCGACGAAGTAGTCGTGTGTGACCGTGCTGCCGGTCTCGTCGTCGAGGACGAAGCTGAAGGGATGGAACTCCGCGAGGTACAGATACCCGGCGGGAGCGAGCAGTGCAGCGACGACCGACGCCCAGCGGCTGAGTCCGCGACAGCGCCCTCCTCGCCGGCACGGACATCGGCATTCATGCCCTGGGCACCAACTCTCGCAAGAGCGGGAAAGCCGGCGCAGGCGCAGGCGATGTACCCGTGTCGTTCGGCGGCGTCACGTTCACCACTGGCGACTGGCGACATCCTGCGCGCCGACCAGGGCGGAGTCGTCCTCCTGCCGAATATCCGACTCCCGGCGGAGACCACCGTGCCTCTCGTCCCGTGCGGTGACGGCGCGAAGGGCACGCGCGTCTACCACTGGGCCGCCTTGCAGATCACGTCCATCGAGGACTTCGACGGCGAAGGCGCCGATCTGCTGGGGGAAGACGCCGCCGCGGCTGCCTTGCCTGGCGGCCGGCGCTGCGTCGCTGGTAGTTGCTCGGCCGAGAGCTGAGCGGGTCCGGCCGCACCCGCTACGGCGGCGCCCCCGGTACGGCAGCAGGGCCGGACCGCGCGTCGCGGTCCGGCCCTACCCCGTGCGGTGCCGCCCTGCGGCGGCGGTGGGTCAGCTCTGTGCGGTGTCGTCGCCCGTCTGCCCGGCGCTCTCGGCTGCGCCTGCCTTCTCGCGCATCTTGCGCACCAGCTCCGCCTTCTGGTCGGCGGCACTCTGGCGGTCGAGGTTGCGGTACGGACCGTTGTTCTGCCGTTCGGCGCGGGACAGCTTCTTGCGCTGGCCGCCGCCCATGCCCACGGGGTTGTTGATGTTCTTGCTCACGGGTTCTCCCGGAATGAGAAGTGATCTACGGATTCATCGGTGGGGGACGGGCGCGGCGACGTCGAAGGACGTCAGCAGGGGCCCATCACGCTCTCACTCGTAAATCGGCGTCTGGAAGAACATGACCATGACGTTACCCGGTTCCGTCGGCCCCGCACACCAAGTTTTTCGCCGCGCCCCGGCGTCGGCCGGACCCTCGGCGATCACGGAGCCCCGCAGATGGAGACGAGCCGACGGGAGGTTCTGCAGCGCCATTCCTGTCACAGACGCCCCTATGACGAGGGGGCGCGGGACTAACGAGGAGGTGCTGGGCACCGTCCTGACCAGGTGAAACACCGCTCAGGCGGCATATCGCTCAAGGCACCGAATGATCTCACGTCGGGTCTTGCCCTCCTGGGTGCGGCGTTCGTAGTACACCTGGGTGCGGGGATCGAAGCACAGCCGGGTGAACACGATGCGGTACGGCCAGCGAGGGTGAGCCGCGTCGCATCGGAGCCCGTGAGACTTGCTATGCAACGAGTTGCATAGCACGATCGGTGCCCATGGCGCTCGAACACGCGATCTTGGTGTCGCTCCTGGAGAGGCCGGGATCCGGCTACGAGCTGGCCCGGCGTTTCGAGCGGTCCATCGGCTACTTCTGGACCGCGACGCACCAGCAGATCTACCGCGTGCTCAAGCGTATGGAGAGCGACGGCTGGGTCGACGTC
Proteins encoded in this region:
- a CDS encoding DUF6243 family protein, producing the protein MSKNINNPVGMGGGQRKKLSRAERQNNGPYRNLDRQSAADQKAELVRKMREKAGAAESAGQTGDDTAQS